A single region of the Aeromonas hydrophila subsp. hydrophila ATCC 7966 genome encodes:
- a CDS encoding EAL domain-containing protein encodes MALPFLRRSNMPRLLASLLCCATLILISLVTLYWQTWSMTRQQAQTAAERAMTQIDSALHHSTLAAKAALPLASRPCREVARELRVLVATSPYVRSVNLSRNGRLYCSSIFDEIDLKDRLQNSQHELLRLEAVTQLGRKPSLLFYHLSEGDHAVVVAINPYHLSKPLQWHLAGPHSWVQIGEQWLDLQGKVHDGQPPRLRGFNYRLDSATFGYSLNQGFPLSAVLAMTLQKQGSMVLLILALGGLAGLATYRWWSHISTPTQELRRAIIKQEFVPYLQPIVVSQNGQLHGCEVLMRWQHHRQGLIRPDLFIPLAEESGLIILMTQTLMQQVRLQFAPHAAALPPRFHFSFNICARHCQQLSLLDDCRSFLAAFTANPITLVLELTERELITPNHLTERLFEELRQMGVRIGLDDFGTGHSSLTYLQQFHVDYLKIDQSFVAMIGTNALSRHILDSTISLATRLGLQTIAEGVETQEQADFLVERQVDYLQGYLYGRPLTPQQFLQQLSPTPAP; translated from the coding sequence ATGGCTCTTCCCTTTCTGCGTCGCAGCAACATGCCTCGTCTCCTGGCCAGCCTGCTGTGCTGCGCCACCCTGATCCTCATCTCCCTCGTCACCCTCTACTGGCAGACCTGGTCGATGACGCGCCAGCAGGCCCAGACCGCCGCCGAACGCGCCATGACTCAGATCGACAGCGCACTGCACCACTCGACCCTGGCGGCCAAGGCGGCGCTGCCGCTGGCCAGCCGTCCCTGCCGCGAGGTGGCCCGCGAGCTGCGGGTGCTGGTCGCCACCTCCCCCTATGTGCGCTCGGTCAATCTATCCCGCAACGGTCGCCTCTACTGCTCCTCCATCTTCGACGAGATCGATCTCAAAGACCGGCTGCAGAACAGCCAGCACGAGCTGCTCAGACTGGAGGCGGTCACCCAGCTCGGACGCAAACCGTCGCTGCTGTTCTACCACCTGAGCGAAGGGGATCATGCGGTGGTGGTCGCCATCAACCCCTATCATCTGAGCAAGCCGTTGCAGTGGCACCTCGCCGGGCCCCACAGCTGGGTGCAAATCGGTGAGCAGTGGCTCGACCTGCAGGGCAAGGTGCACGATGGCCAACCGCCCAGGCTGCGGGGCTTCAATTACCGGCTCGACTCGGCCACGTTCGGCTACAGCCTCAACCAGGGGTTCCCGCTGAGTGCCGTACTGGCCATGACTCTGCAAAAGCAGGGCAGCATGGTGCTGCTGATCCTGGCCTTGGGGGGGCTGGCCGGCCTTGCCACCTACCGCTGGTGGAGCCATATCTCGACCCCAACCCAGGAGCTCAGGCGCGCCATCATCAAGCAGGAGTTCGTGCCCTATCTGCAGCCCATCGTCGTCAGCCAGAACGGCCAGCTGCATGGCTGCGAGGTATTGATGCGCTGGCAGCACCACCGCCAGGGGCTGATCCGGCCGGATCTCTTCATTCCGCTGGCGGAGGAGAGCGGCCTCATCATCCTGATGACCCAGACCCTGATGCAGCAGGTGCGGCTGCAGTTCGCCCCCCATGCGGCGGCGCTGCCGCCCCGCTTTCACTTCAGCTTCAACATCTGTGCCCGCCACTGCCAGCAGCTGAGCCTGCTGGATGACTGCCGCAGCTTTCTCGCCGCCTTCACCGCCAACCCGATCACCCTGGTGCTGGAGCTGACCGAGCGCGAGCTCATCACCCCCAACCACCTCACCGAGCGGCTGTTTGAGGAGTTGCGGCAGATGGGGGTCAGGATCGGGCTGGACGACTTTGGCACCGGCCACTCCAGCCTCACCTATCTGCAGCAGTTTCACGTGGACTATCTGAAGATCGATCAGAGCTTCGTCGCCATGATCGGCACCAACGCCCTCTCCCGTCATATTCTTGACAGCACCATCAGCCTGGCGACCCGGCTGGGGCTGCAAACCATCGCCGAAGGGGTCGAGACCCAGGAGCAGGCCGACTTTCTGGTCGAGCGGCAGGTCGATTACCTGCAGGGCTACCTGTATGGCCGCCCGCTCACTCCGCAGCAATTTCTGCAGCAGCTGAGCCCCACGCCTGCGCCTTGA
- a CDS encoding Tim44 domain-containing protein — MKKMLTLFAVILAIGLGAPIAEAKKFGGGKSFGKSYKTAPAQPAAKPVDTKNPTVGAQAPKKGGMMGGLLGGLLAGGLFAYLLGSGAFEGLQGMDFLLIALLALGAVFLIRTLRKGKMAAPQQQTAYAGYQPPQSAAPQQFEQNHSAPQATGFADSDVPFRLPPGFDMNGFLAGARDHYRTLQEAWNKNDLEKVREYVSPELFEQLKAERAELTGEQHTEVMYVDTQLVRADYGSDWAQVSVRFSGRYMDRQEQVEEDIKEVWHLERNLAKDNAPWHIVGIEQL; from the coding sequence ATGAAAAAGATGCTGACCCTGTTTGCCGTGATCCTGGCCATTGGCCTGGGGGCACCCATTGCCGAGGCCAAGAAATTTGGCGGCGGCAAATCCTTTGGCAAGAGCTATAAAACGGCTCCGGCCCAACCGGCCGCCAAACCCGTCGACACCAAGAACCCCACCGTGGGCGCCCAGGCACCCAAGAAGGGCGGCATGATGGGCGGCCTGCTCGGCGGCCTGCTGGCCGGCGGTCTGTTCGCCTACCTGCTAGGCAGCGGCGCCTTCGAAGGTCTGCAAGGGATGGACTTCCTGCTGATCGCCCTGCTGGCACTGGGGGCCGTATTCCTGATCCGCACCCTGCGCAAGGGCAAGATGGCGGCGCCACAGCAACAGACGGCCTATGCCGGCTATCAGCCGCCCCAGAGTGCGGCGCCCCAGCAGTTCGAGCAGAACCACAGCGCCCCGCAGGCCACCGGTTTTGCCGACAGCGACGTGCCGTTCCGCCTGCCGCCAGGTTTTGACATGAACGGTTTCCTCGCCGGGGCTCGCGATCACTACCGCACCCTGCAGGAAGCCTGGAACAAAAACGATCTGGAAAAGGTACGCGAGTACGTGAGTCCTGAGCTGTTTGAACAGCTCAAGGCCGAGCGGGCCGAGCTCACCGGTGAGCAGCATACCGAAGTGATGTATGTGGACACCCAGCTGGTGCGCGCCGACTACGGCAGCGACTGGGCCCAGGTCAGCGTGCGCTTCAGCGGCCGCTACATGGATCGCCAGGAGCAGGTCGAGGAGGACATCAAGGAGGTGTGGCACCTCGAGCGCAACCTCGCCAAGGACAATGCCCCCTGGCATATCGTCGGCATCGAGCAGCTGTAA